The following proteins come from a genomic window of Manduca sexta isolate Smith_Timp_Sample1 chromosome 6, JHU_Msex_v1.0, whole genome shotgun sequence:
- the LOC115442198 gene encoding RNA polymerase II degradation factor 1, whose product MKFIVIFALVVCVHATSVDDTDKGKRQTEEELVPTHYVYRSPRKQEQAAPVEEPQQEDDKAPVSRSDGEEYRPGQVFSLNPQELLELQPERKAPLSSNQLLQQLYSNPQAEHKQGLQQFYYLEPQGQVGRQVALQPSHAVIARPNYSSNGGEASVGAALSVSDTGAASAESFDQELLALLGQAPVRPEEPRKQAYIQSTQTQQASTVQSVAPQYQQVDRYVTKPSKKPSKLRSKVQIAPPQIPAAPQQYLIETTNINQQQPQQFRPAPQPQQQRVPQVLRYVPFQQAIQQQSIQQQSVQQPLYEHPESQGLKVVAAPKLQQLQQPKGQLNYRLIPQYQPEAVPKQYRIIEAARPQFARQEQRLQSPSVERPVTYLKRYPEPEKLRSVKIYDPVFQESLQQQQQPAQILGEQYLLRPVYRTNDQRPRYELPPLALKPEQQRVVEQGKPQSSIYVSKNLAPRKLARPQPLTLKEQNLKIEQPAQQQEQVIKHEQPSNVEQVNIEQHGQSLEEQRSHLPPPKNNKAYTPEEFAALVAAGYAVTPIPVSALNLDVAQSRSAVEQVTLQPVTAQPKRRPISRHQYLPLRGDDAP is encoded by the exons GAACAAGCTGCACCCGTTGAAGAACCACAACAAGAAGATGACAAAGCTCCcgttag TCGATCAGATGGCGAAGAATACCGGCCAGGGCAAGTGTTCTCTCTAAATCCTCAAGAGCTGTTAGAGCTTCAGCCAGAGAGAAAAGCGCCTCTCAGTAGCAACCAGTTGTTGCAGCAACTGTATAGCAACCCTCAAGCGGAACATAAGCAAGGTCTACAGCAGTTTTACTACTTAGAACCTCAGGGCCAGGTTGGACGACAG gTTGCTCTCCAACCATCACATGCAGTCATTGCCCGTCCAAACTACTCTTCTAACGGTGGAGAAGCTTCTGTAGGAGCTGCTCTTTCAGTGAGCGATACTGGTGCGGCCTCCGCTGAATCTTTTGATCAAGAACTTCTTGCTTTACTCGGTCAAGCACCAGTAAGACCAGAAGAGCCTCGCAAACAGGCATACATCCAATCTACTCAAACGCAGCAAGCTTCGACGGTGCAGAGTGTAGCGCCTCAATATCAGCAG GTCGACCGTTACGTAACCAAGCCAAGTAAGAAGCCTTCGAAGCTACGTTCCAAAGTTCAAATTGCTCCTCCTCAAATCCCTGCTGCGCCTCAACAATACTTGATTGAGACCACAAATATCAACCAGCAACAGCCTCAACAATTCCGCCCCGCTCCGCAACCGCAACAGCAGAGAGTCCCTCAAGTGCTGCGTTATGTTCCGTTCCAACAAGCAATTCAACAACAATCGATTCAGCAACAGTCAGTCCAACAACCTTTATACGAACATCCTGAATCTCAAGGATTGAAAGTAGTCGCTGCCCCTAAACTGCAACAATTACAGCAGCCAAAAGGTCAACTGAACTACAGGCTTATCCCTCAATATCAGCCTGAAGCTGTTCCGAAGCAATACAGAATTATAGAAGCCGCAAGGCCTCAATTCGCTCGTCAAGAACAACGTCTTCAGTCTCCTAGTGTTGAAAGACCAGTGACATATTTAAAACGTTACCCTGAACCTGAAAAGTTACGATCTGTTAAAATCTACGATCCTGTTTTTCAAGAATCCTTGCAACAGCAGCAGCAGCCCGCTCAGATTTTAGGAGAGCAATATCTGCTGCGCCCTGTGTACAGAACAAATGATCAGCGTCCACGATACGAATTGCCTCCGCTTGCTCTGAAGCCTGAACAGCAACGCGTTGTTGAGCAAGGAAAGCCGCAGTCATCTATTTACGTCAGCAAGAACTTAGCACCAAGGAAATTGGCCAGGCCACAGCCCTTGACTTTAAAAgaacaaaatttgaaaatcgaacagCCTGCGCAACAACAAGAACAGGTAATTAAACACGAGCAGCCATCGAACGTCGAGCAAGTGAACATTGAACAACATGGCCAAAGCTTGGAAGAGCAGAGATCTCACTTACCACCGCCGAAAAATAACAAAGCGTACACTCCTGAAGAATTTGCAGCATTAGTAGCGGCTGGATACGCAGTCACGCCGATACCAGTTAGTGCGTTGAACCTTGACGTCGCGCAATCAAGATCTGCAGTGGAGCAAGTAACATTGCAGCCAGTGACAGCACAACCCAAACGTCGCCCTATCAGCAGACACCAGTATCTCCCCTTAAGAGGAGATGACGCGCCCTAA